Sequence from the Acropora muricata isolate sample 2 chromosome 10, ASM3666990v1, whole genome shotgun sequence genome:
TTTTGAATCGTCTTCATGtcatttgtataggtaatagcatgtttagtagtgatatttggtataaataccacgagtgatatttcaaactTGTTATGCATTGTTTAATAAACGAGCGGGAGTACTCTCAGGCTATTGGGGTACAAAGCCTCGAGGTGAAGCCGTGTGGCTTTAGACTCTATAAAACTTGACCCATGAGTTTACTGAaaggcttcaaaaacattcgaTAAGAAGCGTGTCTCTTTGGAGTCCAAACAAAAGTTCAAATTGTGGAGGGAAGATATTAGCATACATGAAAAACAAGCTGTGATGCTATcagtattctttatataaagaatattTAACGAGGAGTGTTTCCTTTCCATGTGACATTTAATAGgtgttttgataggctgttaggCGCATGAATTATGAATGatttttgaaacaatttttttgaaacacAAGTTCGTTTCGTACAATAGAAAGTAAAATGATTAACCTACTGTAAAATGAAGAAGATATCGGAAGAcaagttcaaatttttcttgGTTTGCTTTCGACCACGGTAGCTGCAATCTGTTTGCTTTTACTGTGAATCTTTGAGTAATAAATGAGTGCTTAGTAACACTCCGATAAACAGTTTGGGACGGACTAAACCATCCGTCTTTTCTGAATATCGCGTAAATCATCATGTTGCCATCATAGCAGATGATCCATGTTGTGATCACCTTTTCGCGACCGAAAAGCGAACCAATGATATTGTCAACACAACACTTTCCTGGTATTGCAAAAAGTTGTACAATTCTGAAGTCAAATCAGTTTCCAAAATGATTCGCGTAGCTTCTTGAACTAACTCAAATCACGTTTATGAAGCGTTTTCACGTGTGGGTCATGCTTGGAAAATTACCGAAGCACAATTTTATCCGtgaatgtaaacaaatacaagaATAGAAGTCCACGACTTCCCACCTCACATTCTTTGAAATAATATCCATGGGACCTCATTGTTCAACAGCAATCGCAAGATACTGTTAGAAATGAAGGAACTACGCTATGAATGAGGCAGATGATTACTCACGAAAAGATGAACTCTGAAAAATGTGCAACTTCACAGAACCAAAAGTAAAGGAGATCATATCGACATACTGTGTTTCCTGTTCAACAGGCGTTGTTAAGGAACTTCTCGACACAACGCTCGAGACACGCGAGgggagagaaaataaaatagaataatCACCTCATAACTCGTCTGGCAAATGTTCCGCCAGCTCTttgccattattttttttaatgattctTTGTTTGatgtaattgtttttttatCTACAGCGTCTCGAAAACAAAACAGATGAGCAGGATTAAAAAAAGGACACTTAGCCACTCGCACTAATAGAGCCTCTCCAAAACCTTTCCAACATTGAGATAGAAATTGCTGATTGGAGAGGAGATAGGAAACGCCTATGCATgtaaatctcggtaatgctgaCCAGTCACTATATAtgtgtgacttccgaaaagccattgagtttcATGAGAAACTCttagaaattgcaaaagaaggcGGTTCTCGGGTCgtagaaggagtagcctatggaggtctcggtaatgattaccactcactgggtgacttccgaaaagccattgagtatcatgagaaactcttaaaaattgcaaaagaactcAATTTTCGGGTCGGAGAAGAAGTAGCCTATGGAGGTCTCGCTAATACTTGCCACTCCCTGgctgacttccgaaaagccattgagtatcatgagaaacatgtAGAGATTGCAATAGAATTCGGTGATCGGTTCGGAGAAGGAAGCTCCTATAgaggtctcggtaatgcttatcagttactaggtgacttccgaaaagccattgagtatcatgagaaagtTTTAGAAATTGCTATAGAAGttggtgatcgggtcggagaaggagtAGCGTATGGAGGCCTCGGCAATGattactggtcactgggtgacttccgaaaagccattgagtatcatgagaaacatttagacattgcaatagaagtcggtaatcgggtcggagaaggagtagcctatggagcTCTAGGCAATGCCTACCAGTCACTGGGCGACTTTGAAAAAgtcattgagtatcatgagaaacaattaaaaattacaATAGAACACGGCcttcgggtcggagaaggaagagcgtatggaggtctcggtaatgcttaccactcactaggtgacttccaaaaagccatagAGTATCATGAGAGACATTTAGAAATTTCTATAGAAGTCGaggatcgggtcggagaaggaatcgcctatggaggtctcggttATGCTTACAAGTctctgggtgacttccaaaaagccattgagtatcatgagaaacatttaaaaattgcaatagaagtcggtgatcgggtcggagaaggaagagcctatggaaatctcggtattgcttacaactTACTGGGTGTCGTCCGAAAAGACACTGAGTATCACGAGAAACActtagaaattgcaatagaagtagGTGACCGCGCAGGAGAGGGGATTGCTAACCACAATGTTGGTGTTATATACTTTTCTCTtggacaatttgaaaacgcgTTGGATAAGTTTGTTTCCGCTGCGGAAGTCTTTAATACTTTGAGATCTTTCTTGAAGTCTGaagataattggaaaataaactttcgtgagctTAACGACCACACGTACACCTTCATATGGAGGTCGTTGCTGAGAATTGGAAAGATCGATGATGCTTTGTTTGCTGCTGagcaaggacgagcgcagactttgtctgacaatttgTTCGTTCAATATGAGCTTGCTTTGCCCTCATCAGCTGCCATATTTGACTCTAAAGACAAAATATCTGGATTCTTAACAGAGCTTTCCATCCcaattatttttttagcaactGAAGGACTTGagatcaacatctggtttctgagcAGGGGAAAGGAAATTGCATTTCGAAACCGGAGGCTTGACACTAGTATCACAGGCAAAGATCCCATACGCGTCTTACTAGaagcaattttagaaaaaatcaGACCTGACGATACaaaaagatgtgaagatcgcacatttggcCGCGAACTCTACAATGAATGCCCGTCTAGGAGAGAAGTGTGTGTTGCGAAAGGTGGAAAGCCACCATT
This genomic interval carries:
- the LOC136931576 gene encoding tetratricopeptide repeat protein 28-like isoform X1, coding for MHVNLGNADQSLYMCDFRKAIEFHEKLLEIAKEGGSRVVEGVAYGGLGNDYHSLGDFRKAIEYHEKLLKIAKELNFRVGEEVAYGGLANTCHSLADFRKAIEYHEKHVEIAIEFGDRFGEGSSYRGLGNAYQLLGDFRKAIEYHEKVLEIAIEVGDRVGEGVAYGGLGNDYWSLGDFRKAIEYHEKHLDIAIEVGNRVGEGVAYGALGNAYQSLGDFEKVIEYHEKQLKITIEHGLRVGEGRAYGGLGNAYHSLGDFQKAIEYHERHLEISIEVEDRVGEGIAYGGLGYAYKSLGDFQKAIEYHEKHLKIAIEVGDRVGEGRAYGNLGIAYNLLGVVRKDTEYHEKHLEIAIEVGDRAGEGIANHNVGVIYFSLGQFENALDKFVSAAEVFNTLRSFLKSEDNWKINFRELNDHTYTFIWRSLLRIGKIDDALFAAEQGRAQTLSDNLFVQYELALPSSAAIFDSKDKISGFLTELSIPIIFLATEGLEINIWFLSRGKEIAFRNRRLDTSITGKDPIRVLLEAILEKIRPDDTKRCEDRTFGRELYNECPSRREVCVAKGGKPPLPPSDNPFKPFYDAVIEPIEDLLGPEDDELVIVPDGALCFIPWATVIESIRIRIVPSLQSYQLISSVPEGYHKKRGALLVGNPCSKQLEKPLDVLPFAQKEVEMIAAILNKKPLVGKQATKAKVMKRMSSVGLIHIAAHGDAVTGQIALSPNPGWTKFPKEEDYILKMSDVQAANLRARLVVLSCCHSGRGRILKGEGVVGIARAFLAAGARSVLVTLWAIDDEATMVFMEHFYQHLKEGKTASAAVHQAMKSLRESEQFSEMWYWAPFQLIGDDVMIEFDANDEEEGSCTQSD
- the LOC136931576 gene encoding tetratricopeptide repeat protein 28-like isoform X2, whose amino-acid sequence is MHVNLGNADQSLYMCDFRKAIEFHEKLLEIAKEGGSRVVEGVAYGGLGNDYHSLGDFRKAIEYHEKLLKIAKELNFRVGEEVAYGGLANTCHSLADFRKAIEYHEKHVEIAIEFGDRFGEGSSYRGLGNAYQLLGDFRKAIEYHEKVLEIAIEVGDRVGEGVAYGGLGNDYWSLGDFRKAIEYHEKHLDIAIEVGNRVGEGVAYGALGNAYQSLGDFEKVIEYHEKQLKITIEHGLRVGEGRAYGGLGNAYHSLGDFQKAIEYHERHLEISIEVEDRVGEGIAYGGLGYAYKSLGDFQKAIEYHEKHLKIAIEVGDRVGEGRAYGNLGIAYNLLGVVRKDTEYHEKHLEIAIEVGDRAGEGIANHNVGVIYFSLGQFENALDKFVSAAEVFNTLRSFLKSEDNWKINFRELNDHTYTFIWRSLLRIGKIDDALFAAEQGRAQTLSDNLFVQYELALPSSAAIFDSKDKISGFLTELSIPIIFLATEGLEINIWFLSRGKEIAFRNRRLDTSITGKDPIRVLLEAILEKIRPDDTKRCEDRTFGRELYNECPSRREVCVAKGGKPPLPPSDNPFKPFYDAVIEPIEDLLGPEDDELVIVPDGALCFIPWATVIESIRIRIVPSLQSYQLISSVPEGYHKKRGALLVGNPCSKQLEKPLDVLPFAQKEVEMIAAILNKKPLVGKQATKAKVMKRMSSVGLIHIAAHGDAVTGQIALSPNPGWTKFPKEEDYILKMSDVQAANLRARLVVLSCCHSGRGRILKGEGVVGIARAFLAAGARSVLVTLWAIDDEATMVFMEHFYQHLKEGKTASAAVHQAMKSLRESEQFSEMWYWAPFQLIGDDVMIEFDANDEVRQ